In Streptomyces qaidamensis, one DNA window encodes the following:
- the ybaK gene encoding Cys-tRNA(Pro) deacylase produces MAKKSKKQQSGGTPATVALTAAGVTYTVHAYDHDPSHPSYGEEAAEAMGVSPDRVFKTLVADVDGTLTVAVVPVAGQLDLKALAAAVGGKRAAMADPALAERTTGYVRGGISPLGQRKKLPTVLDASAAAHATICVSAGRRGLEVELAPEDLQKLTEAVLAPIGR; encoded by the coding sequence ATGGCGAAGAAGTCGAAGAAGCAGCAGTCCGGCGGCACACCCGCGACCGTGGCCCTGACCGCTGCGGGCGTCACATACACCGTCCACGCCTACGACCACGATCCCTCGCACCCCTCCTACGGCGAGGAGGCCGCCGAGGCGATGGGTGTCTCGCCCGACCGCGTCTTCAAGACCCTGGTCGCGGACGTCGACGGCACGCTGACGGTCGCGGTGGTCCCGGTGGCGGGCCAACTGGACCTGAAGGCCCTGGCGGCGGCCGTGGGCGGCAAGCGCGCTGCGATGGCCGACCCGGCCCTGGCGGAGCGCACGACGGGCTATGTCCGGGGCGGCATCTCGCCCCTGGGCCAGCGCAAGAAGCTGCCGACGGTCCTCGACGCCTCGGCCGCGGCGCACGCGACGATCTGCGTCTCGGCGGGCAGGAGGGGCCTTGAGGTGGAACTCGCTCCGGAGGATCTCCAGAAGCTGACGGAGGCGGTCCTGGCGCCCATCGGCCGTTAG
- the dnaE gene encoding DNA polymerase III subunit alpha, producing the protein MSKPPFTHLHVHTQYSLLDGAARLKDMFNACNEMGMTHIAMSDHGNLHGAYDFFHSAQKAGVTPIIGIEAYVAPESRRNKRKIQWGQPHQKRDDVSGSGGYTHKTMWAVNSTGLHNLFRLSSDAYAEGWLQKWPRMDKETIAQWSEGIVASTGCPSGEVQTRLRLGHFDEALKAAADYQDIFGKDRYFLELMDHGIEIEHRVRDGLLEIAKKLGIPPLVTNDSHYTYAHEATAHDALLCIQTGKNLSDPDRFRFDGTGYYLKSTDEMYAIDSSDAWQEGCANTRLIAEMVDTTGMFEKRDLMPKFDIPEGYTEVSWFREETLRGMHRRFPDGIPDDRMKQVEYEMDTIISMGFPGYFLVVADFIMWAKKQGIAVGPGRGSAAGSIVAYALGITDLDPIPHGLIFERFLNPERISMPDVDIDFDERRRVEVIRYVTEKYGADKVAMIGTYGTIKAKNAIKDSARVLGYPYAMGDRLTKAMPADVLGKGINLDGITNPEHPRYSEAGEIRAMYENEPDVKKVIDTAKGVEGLVRQMGVHAAGVIMSSETITDHVPVWVRHTDKVTITQWDYPSCESLGLLKMDFLGLRNLTIMDDAVKMVKSNKGVDIDLLSLPLDDPTTFELLQRGDTLGVFQFDGGPMRSLLRLMKPDNFEDISAVSALYRPGPMGMNSHTNYALRKNGQQDITPIHPELEEPLREVLDVTHGLIVYQEQVQKAAQIIAGYSLGEADILRRVMGKKKPEELAKNFVLFQEGARKKGFSDEAIQALWDVLVPFAGYAFNKAHSAAYGLVSYWTAYLKANHPAEYMAALLTSVKDDKDKSAVYLNECRRMGIKVLPPDVNESMANFAAQGDDVILFGLSAVRNVGTNVVESIIRCRKAKGKYVSFPDYLDKVEAVVCNKRTTESLIKAGAFDAMGHTRKGLTAHYEPMIDNVVAVKRKEAEGQFDLFGGMGEAETSEPGFGLDVEFSPDEWDKTYLLAQEREMLGLYVSDHPLFGLEHILSDKADAGISQLTGGEHSDGAVVTIGGIISGLQRKMTKQGNAWAIATVEDLAGSIECMFFPATYQLVSTQLVEDAVVFVKGRLDKREDIPRLVAMELMVPDLSNAGTNAPVILTIPATRVTPPLVSRLGEVLSHHKGDSEVRIKLQGPTKTTVLRLDRHRVKPDPALFGDLKVLLGPSCLAG; encoded by the coding sequence GTGTCAAAGCCGCCGTTCACGCACCTGCACGTCCACACCCAGTACTCGCTGCTGGACGGTGCCGCGCGGCTGAAGGACATGTTCAACGCGTGCAACGAGATGGGCATGACGCACATCGCCATGTCCGACCACGGCAACCTGCACGGGGCGTACGACTTCTTCCATTCCGCGCAGAAGGCCGGGGTCACCCCGATCATCGGGATCGAGGCGTATGTCGCCCCCGAGTCCCGGCGCAACAAGCGCAAGATCCAGTGGGGCCAGCCCCACCAGAAGCGGGACGACGTCTCCGGTTCCGGCGGTTACACCCACAAGACGATGTGGGCGGTGAACAGCACCGGACTGCACAACCTCTTCCGGCTGTCCTCCGACGCGTACGCCGAGGGCTGGCTGCAGAAGTGGCCCCGGATGGACAAGGAGACCATCGCCCAGTGGTCCGAGGGGATCGTGGCCTCCACGGGCTGCCCCTCCGGCGAGGTCCAGACCCGGCTGCGCCTCGGCCACTTCGACGAGGCCCTGAAGGCGGCCGCCGACTACCAGGACATCTTCGGCAAGGACCGCTACTTCCTGGAGCTGATGGACCACGGCATCGAGATCGAGCACCGGGTCCGCGACGGCCTCCTGGAGATCGCCAAGAAGCTCGGCATCCCCCCCCTGGTCACCAACGACTCGCACTACACGTACGCGCACGAGGCGACCGCCCACGACGCCCTGCTGTGCATCCAGACCGGCAAGAACCTCTCCGACCCCGACCGCTTCCGGTTCGACGGCACCGGCTACTACCTGAAGTCCACGGACGAGATGTACGCCATCGACTCCTCGGACGCCTGGCAGGAGGGCTGCGCCAACACCCGCCTCATCGCCGAGATGGTCGACACCACGGGCATGTTCGAGAAGCGCGACCTCATGCCCAAGTTCGACATCCCCGAGGGGTACACCGAGGTCAGCTGGTTCCGCGAGGAGACCCTGCGCGGCATGCACCGCCGCTTCCCGGACGGCATCCCGGACGACCGCATGAAGCAGGTCGAGTACGAGATGGACACCATCATCTCGATGGGCTTCCCGGGCTACTTCCTCGTGGTCGCCGACTTCATCATGTGGGCCAAGAAGCAGGGCATCGCCGTCGGCCCCGGCCGAGGCTCCGCGGCCGGCTCGATCGTCGCCTACGCCCTCGGCATCACCGACCTCGACCCCATCCCGCACGGCCTGATCTTCGAGCGCTTCCTCAACCCCGAGCGCATCTCCATGCCCGATGTCGACATCGACTTCGACGAGCGCCGGCGCGTCGAGGTGATCCGCTACGTGACGGAGAAGTACGGCGCCGACAAGGTCGCCATGATCGGCACGTACGGCACCATCAAGGCCAAGAACGCGATCAAGGACTCCGCACGCGTGCTGGGCTACCCGTACGCGATGGGCGACCGCCTCACCAAGGCCATGCCCGCCGACGTCCTGGGCAAGGGCATCAACCTCGACGGCATCACCAACCCCGAGCACCCCCGCTACTCGGAGGCGGGCGAGATCCGGGCGATGTACGAGAACGAGCCGGACGTGAAGAAGGTCATCGACACCGCCAAGGGCGTCGAGGGCCTGGTCCGGCAGATGGGTGTGCACGCCGCCGGCGTGATCATGTCCAGCGAGACGATCACCGACCACGTCCCCGTCTGGGTCAGGCACACGGACAAGGTCACCATCACCCAGTGGGACTACCCGAGCTGCGAGTCGCTCGGCCTGCTGAAGATGGACTTCCTGGGCCTGCGCAACCTGACGATCATGGACGACGCCGTCAAGATGGTGAAGTCCAACAAGGGGGTCGACATCGACCTCCTGAGCCTCCCGCTCGACGACCCCACGACCTTCGAACTGCTCCAGCGCGGCGACACCCTCGGCGTCTTCCAGTTCGACGGCGGCCCCATGCGCTCCCTGCTCCGGCTGATGAAGCCGGACAACTTCGAAGACATCTCCGCCGTGTCGGCCCTGTACCGCCCGGGCCCGATGGGCATGAACTCCCACACGAACTACGCGCTGCGCAAGAACGGCCAGCAGGACATCACGCCCATCCACCCCGAGCTGGAGGAGCCGCTCAGGGAGGTTCTGGACGTCACCCACGGCCTGATCGTCTACCAGGAGCAGGTGCAGAAGGCCGCCCAGATCATCGCCGGCTACTCACTCGGCGAGGCCGACATCCTCCGCCGCGTGATGGGCAAGAAGAAGCCCGAGGAACTGGCGAAGAACTTCGTCCTCTTCCAGGAGGGTGCCCGCAAGAAGGGCTTCAGCGACGAGGCCATCCAGGCCCTGTGGGACGTGCTGGTCCCCTTCGCCGGCTACGCGTTCAACAAGGCGCACTCCGCCGCGTACGGACTCGTCTCGTACTGGACGGCATACCTCAAGGCGAACCACCCCGCCGAGTACATGGCCGCGCTGCTCACGTCCGTGAAGGACGACAAGGACAAGTCGGCCGTCTACCTCAACGAGTGCCGCCGCATGGGCATCAAGGTGCTCCCGCCGGACGTCAACGAGTCGATGGCCAACTTCGCGGCCCAGGGCGACGACGTGATCCTCTTCGGCCTCTCCGCCGTCCGCAACGTCGGTACGAACGTGGTCGAGTCGATCATCAGGTGCCGCAAGGCCAAGGGGAAGTACGTCTCCTTCCCGGACTACCTCGACAAGGTGGAGGCGGTGGTCTGCAACAAGCGCACCACCGAATCGCTGATCAAGGCCGGCGCCTTCGACGCGATGGGCCACACCCGCAAGGGCCTCACCGCGCACTACGAGCCGATGATCGACAACGTGGTCGCGGTCAAGCGCAAGGAGGCCGAGGGGCAGTTCGACCTCTTCGGCGGCATGGGCGAGGCCGAGACCAGCGAGCCGGGCTTCGGGCTCGATGTGGAGTTCTCGCCCGACGAGTGGGACAAGACCTATCTGCTCGCCCAGGAGCGGGAGATGCTCGGTCTGTACGTCTCCGACCACCCGCTGTTCGGCCTGGAGCACATCCTGTCCGACAAGGCCGACGCCGGTATCTCCCAGCTGACCGGAGGTGAGCACTCCGACGGCGCGGTCGTCACCATCGGCGGCATCATCTCGGGCCTGCAGCGCAAGATGACCAAGCAGGGCAACGCCTGGGCCATCGCCACCGTCGAGGACCTCGCCGGTTCGATCGAGTGCATGTTCTTCCCCGCGACGTACCAGCTCGTCTCGACCCAACTCGTCGAGGACGCCGTGGTGTTCGTCAAGGGCCGCCTCGACAAGCGGGAGGACATCCCGCGGCTCGTCGCGATGGAGCTGATGGTGCCGGACCTGTCGAACGCGGGCACCAACGCGCCCGTGATCCTCACCATCCCGGCCACCCGGGTCACCCCGCCGCTGGTCAGCCGGCTCGGCGAGGTCCTCAGCCACCACAAGGGCGACAGCGAGGTCCGGATCAAGCTCCAGGGACCGACCAAGACCACCGTGCTGCGGCTGGACCGGCACCGGGTGAAGCCGGACCCGGCGCTCTTCGGAGACCTGAAGGTGCTGCTCGGGCCGTCCTGCCTGGCCGGGTGA
- a CDS encoding ABC transporter ATP-binding protein — protein sequence MCAVRGLTKTYPAVRGRRGTPGTPEVRATDDVTLDIRRGEIFGLLGPNGAGKSTLVRQLTGLMRPDRGGVEILGHDIVRHPERASRILAYLGQESTALDELTVSLAAETTGRLRGLDIRQARVERDAVLDELGLAPLAGRPLKKLSGGQRRLACFAAALVGERPLLVLDEPTTGMDPVARRAVWSAVDRRRAERGTTVLLVTHNVIEAETVLDRVAVLDRGRVIACDTPAGLKEQVAGEVRVDLVWREAAPLHVPEVAALKDRVVESGRRWTLRLGPEEARAVVATVTGGAAFAALDDFTLATPSLEDVYLALGGAVQQGLVKV from the coding sequence GTGTGCGCGGTGCGCGGGCTGACCAAGACCTATCCGGCGGTCCGGGGCCGGCGCGGCACTCCCGGAACACCCGAGGTCCGGGCCACGGACGACGTGACGCTGGACATCCGCCGCGGCGAGATCTTCGGCCTGCTCGGGCCGAACGGCGCCGGCAAGTCCACCCTCGTACGCCAGCTGACCGGGCTGATGCGGCCCGACCGCGGCGGTGTGGAGATCCTCGGGCACGACATCGTGCGCCACCCGGAGCGGGCCTCGCGGATCCTCGCCTACCTCGGGCAGGAGTCGACCGCCCTCGACGAGCTGACCGTGTCGCTCGCCGCCGAGACCACCGGGCGGCTGCGCGGCCTGGACATACGGCAGGCGCGGGTCGAGCGGGACGCCGTCCTCGACGAGCTGGGGCTCGCCCCGCTGGCCGGGCGGCCGCTGAAGAAGCTCTCCGGGGGCCAGCGGCGCCTGGCGTGCTTCGCCGCGGCCCTGGTGGGGGAGCGGCCGCTGCTCGTGCTCGACGAGCCGACCACCGGCATGGACCCGGTGGCGCGGCGGGCCGTGTGGTCCGCCGTCGACCGGCGCCGGGCCGAGCGCGGGACGACCGTGCTGCTCGTCACCCACAACGTCATCGAGGCCGAGACGGTGCTGGACCGGGTGGCCGTCCTCGACCGGGGGCGGGTGATCGCCTGCGACACCCCCGCCGGGCTGAAGGAGCAGGTCGCCGGTGAGGTGCGCGTCGACCTGGTGTGGCGGGAGGCGGCCCCGCTGCACGTGCCCGAGGTGGCCGCGCTGAAGGACCGTGTCGTGGAGTCGGGGCGCCGCTGGACGCTGCGGCTCGGGCCCGAGGAGGCCCGGGCGGTCGTCGCGACCGTCACCGGCGGGGCCGCCTTCGCCGCCCTGGACGACTTCACCCTGGCCACGCCGAGCCTGGAGGACGTGTACCTCGCCCTCGGCGGTGCCGTCCAGCAGGGGCTGGTGAAGGTGTGA
- a CDS encoding LON peptidase substrate-binding domain-containing protein — MTTVRLPLFPLNSVLFPGLVLPLNVFEERYRAMMRELLKTPEDEPRRFAVVAIRDGHEVASTSPGMPDPTAVPERGPAAGFGPDPVKAFHKVGCIADAATIRERTDGSFEVLATGTTRVKLLSVEASGPFLTAELEPLEEEPGDEAAPLAEGVLRSFRQYQKRLAGARERSLATGAELPDEPGVVSYLVAAAMMLDTPAKQRLLQAPDTASRLRDELKLLRSETAIIRSLPSLPASELTRGPMSLN; from the coding sequence GTGACCACCGTCCGGCTCCCCCTCTTCCCACTGAACTCGGTGCTGTTCCCGGGGCTCGTGCTCCCGCTCAACGTCTTCGAGGAGCGGTATCGCGCCATGATGCGCGAGCTGCTGAAGACGCCCGAGGACGAGCCGCGCCGGTTCGCCGTCGTGGCGATCCGCGACGGCCACGAGGTGGCCTCGACCTCGCCCGGCATGCCCGACCCGACGGCCGTGCCCGAGCGGGGACCGGCTGCCGGTTTCGGCCCGGACCCGGTCAAGGCGTTCCACAAGGTGGGCTGCATCGCGGACGCGGCGACGATCCGGGAACGCACCGACGGCTCCTTCGAGGTGCTCGCGACCGGCACGACCCGGGTGAAGCTGCTGTCGGTCGAGGCGTCCGGGCCCTTCCTGACGGCCGAACTGGAGCCGCTGGAGGAGGAACCGGGCGACGAGGCCGCGCCGTTGGCCGAAGGGGTGCTGAGGTCCTTCCGCCAGTACCAGAAGCGGCTGGCCGGGGCGCGGGAGCGGTCCCTTGCGACGGGGGCCGAACTGCCGGACGAGCCGGGCGTGGTGTCGTACCTCGTGGCGGCCGCGATGATGCTGGACACCCCGGCCAAGCAGCGTCTGCTCCAGGCCCCCGACACGGCGTCCCGCCTGCGCGACGAGCTGAAACTCCTCCGCTCCGAGACGGCGATCATCCGTAGTCTGCCGTCGTTGCCGGCGTCGGAGCTGACGCGCGGCCCGATGAGCCTCAACTGA
- a CDS encoding thioredoxin domain-containing protein, with protein sequence MSKRNSQSAKTAARERLRIEREREAKRAKTKRQVIVACSIVGVLAIAGGIGYAVVQANKPTHWEAVKDEKVVTPANTTGTDGTTVVIGKDSAKKTLKIYEDPRCPVCAQFEQTVGPTVKKDIDDGKYKMQFIGATFIDDRDNGEGSKNALSALGAALNVSDAAFLDYKAALYSAKYHPEETTDKFKDDSYLIKVANTVPELKDNKKFQDAVEKGTYDAWAMAMSKAFDDNKEGVKGTPGFVMDGKQLTADSQGTPLMTVADFNRVVGEALKK encoded by the coding sequence ATGAGCAAGCGGAACAGCCAGTCGGCGAAGACTGCGGCCCGTGAGCGGCTGCGCATCGAGCGCGAGCGCGAGGCCAAGCGGGCGAAGACGAAGCGGCAGGTCATCGTCGCCTGCTCGATCGTCGGCGTCCTGGCGATAGCCGGCGGCATCGGCTACGCCGTCGTCCAGGCCAACAAGCCCACCCACTGGGAGGCGGTCAAGGACGAGAAGGTCGTCACGCCGGCCAACACCACGGGCACCGACGGCACCACGGTCGTCATCGGCAAGGACTCGGCGAAGAAGACGCTGAAGATCTACGAGGACCCGCGCTGTCCCGTGTGCGCCCAGTTCGAGCAGACCGTCGGCCCGACCGTGAAGAAGGACATCGACGACGGCAAGTACAAGATGCAGTTCATCGGCGCCACCTTCATCGACGACAGGGACAACGGCGAGGGCTCCAAGAACGCGCTGAGCGCCCTGGGCGCTGCGCTGAACGTGAGCGACGCGGCGTTCCTCGACTACAAGGCCGCGCTGTACTCGGCGAAGTACCACCCGGAGGAGACGACCGACAAGTTCAAGGACGACAGCTACCTCATCAAGGTCGCGAACACCGTCCCCGAGCTGAAGGACAACAAGAAGTTCCAGGACGCGGTCGAGAAGGGCACCTACGACGCCTGGGCGATGGCCATGTCGAAGGCCTTCGACGACAACAAGGAAGGCGTGAAGGGCACTCCGGGCTTCGTCATGGACGGCAAGCAGCTCACCGCCGACAGCCAGGGCACACCGCTGATGACGGTGGCCGACTTCAACCGGGTCGTGGGCGAGGCCCTCAAGAAGTGA
- a CDS encoding NYN domain-containing protein: MDRCIVLVDAGYLLGAAASLLAGEPSRSRITVDHTALIQGLRERAESDTQQPLLRIYWFDGAPDRVPQPEHRRLRVMPRVTVRLGALTRSDGRWAQKGVDAAMHAELTELARNRACSDVVLVTGDGDLLPGMMAAKEHGVAVHLWAVQAADGDYNQSEDLVAEADERRVLDRTWITKAVRAKDYTGACAPQPAPRPEIAAILSAPLPESALGAATDRPAPQPRHPVPGTGQNGTEERVPAAKGVPTPKDLAALRAPGPQPAQQPASATLRWSSDKGWVDRPTAEPPEAASMPTLAQLTTAEQRWADREEDITTVGGDPSEVGQVFAGRWVERLGDQNHLQKLSGMYPRIPHRVDGELLRYAARFGLLAHKDDQIDERDRYAIRAGFWREISVRTGVEHPPLDD, encoded by the coding sequence GTGGACCGCTGCATCGTCCTGGTGGACGCTGGGTATCTGCTGGGAGCCGCGGCGAGTCTCCTCGCCGGAGAGCCCTCGCGCTCCCGGATCACCGTCGACCACACCGCCCTCATTCAGGGGCTGCGTGAGCGTGCCGAATCCGACACACAGCAGCCGCTGCTGCGCATCTACTGGTTCGACGGCGCCCCCGACCGCGTCCCACAGCCCGAGCACCGCAGGCTGCGCGTGATGCCCCGGGTCACCGTCCGGCTCGGCGCGCTGACCCGCAGCGACGGCCGCTGGGCGCAGAAGGGTGTGGACGCGGCGATGCACGCCGAGCTGACCGAACTGGCCCGCAACCGCGCCTGCTCCGACGTCGTCCTCGTCACCGGCGACGGCGATCTGCTGCCCGGCATGATGGCTGCCAAGGAGCACGGCGTCGCCGTCCACCTGTGGGCCGTGCAGGCCGCCGACGGCGACTACAACCAGTCCGAGGACCTGGTCGCCGAGGCCGACGAGCGACGCGTCCTGGACCGCACATGGATCACCAAGGCCGTCCGCGCCAAGGACTACACCGGGGCGTGCGCGCCGCAGCCCGCGCCCCGGCCCGAGATCGCCGCGATCCTCTCCGCGCCGCTGCCCGAGTCCGCGCTCGGCGCCGCGACCGACCGGCCCGCCCCGCAGCCCCGCCACCCGGTGCCCGGCACCGGGCAGAACGGCACCGAGGAGCGGGTGCCCGCCGCCAAAGGGGTCCCCACGCCCAAGGACCTGGCCGCCCTGCGGGCCCCCGGCCCCCAGCCCGCCCAGCAGCCCGCCTCCGCCACCCTCCGGTGGTCCTCCGACAAAGGCTGGGTCGACCGGCCCACGGCCGAGCCCCCCGAGGCCGCCTCGATGCCGACGCTCGCCCAGCTGACCACGGCAGAGCAGCGGTGGGCCGACCGCGAGGAGGACATCACCACCGTCGGCGGTGACCCCTCCGAGGTGGGGCAGGTATTCGCGGGGCGCTGGGTGGAGCGCCTCGGCGACCAGAACCACCTGCAGAAACTGTCCGGGATGTACCCGCGCATCCCGCACCGCGTCGACGGGGAGCTGCTGCGCTACGCCGCCCGGTTCGGCCTGCTCGCCCACAAGGACGACCAGATCGACGAGCGGGACCGCTACGCCATCCGGGCAGGCTTCTGGCGGGAGATCAGTGTGCGCACGGGCGTCGAGCACCCACCCCTCGACGACTGA
- a CDS encoding ABC transporter permease: protein MSVVPADVLPGSALAVEEPAACAAELGPRARLWPSLAAVYRAQLSRARVARIPLLFVATFQSVGIMILMRGVVDDGAEAQAVVAGSSVLVVAFVALNLLAQYFGQLRASGGLDHYATLPVPPAAVVLGAAGAYASFTVPGTVVTAVFGCVLFGLPMAHLWVLMAVIPLAGAALAGLGAALGLLAPRPELATLLGQLGMSAALLLGVLPADRMPEVVRFTRDLLPSTYGVEAFARTFGPHPDWAFVLGDLAVCGVVGVVSLAVATWAYRRAAVR from the coding sequence GTGAGTGTCGTACCCGCCGATGTCCTGCCGGGCAGTGCCCTGGCCGTGGAGGAGCCCGCCGCGTGCGCGGCCGAGCTCGGACCTCGGGCACGGCTGTGGCCGTCGCTGGCGGCCGTGTACCGGGCCCAGCTGTCCCGGGCGCGGGTGGCGCGGATCCCGCTGCTGTTCGTGGCGACCTTCCAGTCGGTCGGGATCATGATCCTGATGCGCGGGGTCGTGGACGACGGGGCGGAGGCACAGGCCGTCGTCGCCGGGTCGTCGGTCCTGGTGGTGGCCTTCGTCGCGCTGAACCTGCTCGCGCAGTACTTCGGGCAGCTGCGGGCCAGCGGCGGCCTCGACCACTACGCGACGCTGCCGGTGCCGCCGGCGGCCGTGGTGCTGGGCGCGGCGGGCGCGTACGCCTCGTTCACCGTGCCCGGGACCGTCGTGACCGCGGTGTTCGGCTGCGTGCTGTTCGGGCTGCCGATGGCCCATCTGTGGGTCCTCATGGCCGTGATCCCGCTCGCGGGCGCGGCGCTCGCCGGGCTCGGTGCGGCGCTGGGACTGCTCGCGCCCCGGCCGGAACTGGCCACGCTGCTGGGACAGCTGGGCATGTCGGCGGCGCTGCTGCTGGGCGTGCTGCCGGCGGACCGGATGCCGGAGGTCGTGCGCTTCACGAGGGACCTGCTGCCGTCGACGTACGGTGTGGAGGCCTTCGCGCGGACCTTCGGACCGCATCCCGACTGGGCCTTCGTGCTGGGTGACCTCGCCGTGTGCGGGGTGGTGGGCGTCGTCTCGCTGGCCGTGGCGACCTGGGCCTACCGCCGGGCGGCCGTCCGGTGA
- a CDS encoding DUF2252 domain-containing protein, with translation MSFPQLDGEHRGEEILAVFDTAFGELLAADPAAFRVKFRKMAASAFAFYRGTAGLFYHDLDDEKRGGPYLDERTSRVWIHGDLHAENFGTYMDANGRLIFNVNDFDEAYVGPFTWDLKRLTASIALIGYAKALSDEQISELVTIYAVAYRERIHALATGAKSDEVPPFTLDTAQGPLLDALRDARSLTRFGLLDSMTEIRDFERRFASGGGSVELDAATRYKVLAAFDGYLETLPDSSLARPDSYRVKDVVGRRGIGIGSAGLPSYNILLEGHSDALENDVVIYIKQAQTPAVSRHITDQEIRGYFQHEGHRTVISQRALQAHADPWLGWTELDGAGQLVAEVSPYAVDLDWGDIDDPEEIAQVVADLGRATATMHSAADDQSGESLVPFSTERAIDAAIAADEEGFAPLLVDFAHTYGARARADHQTFVDLFRNGRIPGL, from the coding sequence ATGTCGTTCCCGCAGCTCGACGGCGAGCACCGCGGTGAGGAGATCCTCGCCGTCTTCGACACCGCCTTCGGCGAGCTCCTGGCCGCCGACCCGGCCGCGTTCCGCGTCAAGTTCCGCAAGATGGCGGCCTCGGCCTTCGCCTTCTACCGGGGCACGGCCGGCCTGTTCTACCACGACCTCGACGATGAGAAGCGGGGCGGGCCGTACCTGGACGAGCGCACCTCGCGCGTGTGGATCCACGGCGACCTGCACGCGGAGAACTTCGGCACGTACATGGACGCCAACGGCCGCCTGATCTTCAACGTCAACGACTTCGACGAGGCCTACGTCGGCCCCTTCACCTGGGACCTCAAGCGTCTCACCGCCTCCATCGCACTGATCGGCTACGCGAAGGCGCTCAGCGACGAGCAGATCTCCGAGCTGGTGACGATCTACGCGGTCGCCTACCGCGAGCGGATCCACGCCCTGGCCACGGGCGCGAAGAGCGACGAGGTGCCGCCGTTCACGCTGGACACCGCACAGGGCCCGCTGCTGGACGCGCTGCGTGACGCCCGCTCACTGACCCGCTTCGGCCTGCTGGACTCGATGACGGAGATCCGCGACTTCGAGCGCCGCTTCGCCTCCGGAGGCGGCTCGGTCGAGCTGGACGCGGCCACGCGCTACAAGGTCCTCGCCGCCTTCGACGGCTACCTGGAGACGCTGCCGGACAGCTCGCTGGCCCGCCCGGACTCCTACCGCGTGAAGGACGTGGTCGGCCGGCGCGGCATCGGCATCGGCTCGGCGGGGCTGCCGTCGTACAACATCCTGCTGGAGGGACACAGCGACGCCCTGGAGAACGATGTCGTGATCTACATCAAGCAGGCCCAGACCCCGGCCGTCTCCCGGCACATCACGGACCAGGAGATCCGCGGCTACTTCCAGCACGAGGGGCACCGCACGGTCATCTCCCAGCGCGCCCTGCAGGCGCACGCCGACCCTTGGCTGGGCTGGACCGAGCTGGACGGCGCGGGCCAGCTGGTGGCCGAGGTCTCGCCGTACGCGGTGGACCTCGACTGGGGTGACATCGACGACCCGGAGGAGATCGCGCAGGTGGTGGCCGACCTCGGCCGGGCGACGGCCACGATGCACTCGGCGGCGGACGACCAGTCCGGCGAGTCCCTGGTGCCGTTCTCCACGGAGCGGGCCATCGACGCGGCGATCGCGGCCGACGAGGAGGGCTTCGCCCCCCTGCTGGTCGACTTCGCGCACACCTACGGCGCACGCGCGCGTGCCGACCACCAGACCTTCGTCGACCTGTTCCGCAACGGACGGATTCCGGGGCTGTGA